The Ricinus communis isolate WT05 ecotype wild-type chromosome 8, ASM1957865v1, whole genome shotgun sequence sequence cCTTCTTAAAATGGTATCATTTTATATCATTAggctaaaatttaatatagttaatgtttaaattaaacgtcatatgtcaataagaaaaaaacgtgtacatatttttataatagcatgtgatataaatattagtagaAAATGATAATAGTATCTGAGCTATTGAAGGTGGGCGTTTCACTTGGAATACTTGAATACTTTCATCTAGTTACAGTGAACtctgttatatatatatatatatatatatatatatatatatatatatatatatatatatattctaattgTATCAAATCTTTTGTGATAATCAACTATGCTAAGGTATTTTAgttttgataaagaaaatagagaagagaagtaaagttttttttttttttaattagaggCTTACCCTCGAGCCAATGTTCGAGTACCAGGCGCTACGGCGCTGAAGTAACCCAAGCCATACTCTCAGAAAAAGCTCGAACGACCTTTAACAAAAGGGTACATGTACCCAAAACCGACACAATTATGCATGTGCTATACAATAAGAGTAGAGATTCTCTTACaatcattataaatataacaaaactttcaataaaattagcGAATGGTGGTGAAAACTCAAATACAATACTTTTCATAAGTGAAAAAAATACCTTATCGACCTACTTTCTAATTGGAAGAGGAAgcaaaattgagaaaatataTACTATAGATTGAATCAATAATGAATTAAGCAACTaacatattgaaaaatagacCACTAAGAACTAGCGTGTACTTCAATTTACAATTGCTTCCTCTCTATAGCTTATGTGAAATGGTAGTAAATTTTTGGCTAGTGCGCATAAATGTGACTTCTATGTTCATTCATTTAAACACATACACAACACGAaaagctctctctctctctctctctctttctctctcgctgtctctctctctctctcatttgATCTTTGCAAATGGAGTTTGGAAGTATCCTTCAATTTCTTGAGAAGAAGAATATTTTGATCACTGGTGCCACTGGGTTTTTAGCAAAGAGTACACACCTACTTCTTCTCTCCCCCACCTCTTTCTCTTTTGCTTTAATGGGTTTTCTTTAGCCAAAAAAGAATTTACTATTAAACATGCATACCCACTAATTATCTCTTTTATGGGTACAGTTTTTATAGAGAAGATATTGAGAGTGCAACCAAATGTGAAGAAGTTGTATCTTCTTTTAAGAGCTCCAGATGCTAAGTCTGCTTCTCAACGCTTGCAAAAtgaggtatatatttatatatatatatatataaacacatATACATTGCACAAAATTATTgcaattattaatttcaaagGGTAAACAGATACTCATGTTCTGAAGCAAGATTattatctctctctcttcctttttattttaattttccatTCCCATTAAGAAGACAAAGATATGATGGTTGAAATGAAGGGTACCAACATTCTATGACAACATCTGTACTTGCCCCTTTGAAGCAATTTAAAAGTGATTTTCTCTATAGTTTTGTtattactataagaaaatgcCATGCAATTAGGTTGGAGAACCTATAAATTCTCAGTCTCATTTCTTAATCTATTTATCTATGTactttctttcattctttttgcAGCTATTAGGGCAGGACTTGTTTAGACTTGTAAAAGACAAATGGGGTGCAAatctaaattcttttatttctgaAAAGATTGTTCTTGTTCCTGGTGACATATGCTGTGGTATGGACTTGGGTGTGAAAGAATCTAACTTGAGGGATGAGATGTGGAAAGCAATAGATGTTATTGTTAATTTAGCAGCAACAACTAATTTTGATGAAAGGTAAATGATTAATAATACTAATGATAATATAATCATGATCTCCTTCTttatattaatcttttataatttgatgCAGATATGATGTGGCACTTGATCTCAACACAATGGGAGCTAAGCATGTCTTGTGCTTTGCAAAGAAATGTGTTAGACTCAAAGTTCTTGTTCATGTTTCTACTGGTTAGTAAATTCCCTTTCACCAACttgttccttttcttttatatatatatatacatattatgtGTTAACATTTAAAGTTTTGTACGTCGGGATAGCCTTCCATgagtattatttttctccctTCCATTAATCATTTTTCATAAAGAATTAGGGCATATTTAGGTGAACATTTGTTATaagcaaaataataaaatcattctCAGCTTATGTTGCTGGAGAGAAGGGAGGATTACTACAGGAGACCCCTTATCAAATTGGCGAGACAATTAATGGAGTCTCTGGGCTAGACATTGATGAAGAGAAAAGATTGGTTGatgagaaattaaatcaaCTTCAAGCTGAAGGGGCCACTGATGATGCTATCAAAGAGGCAATGAAGGACATGGGCATCCAAAGGTTTTTCCTTAAAAtctctatatatttatatgcattATAATGGGAATCATTAACACTTTCAACATTTATTAGTTCGAATGAGAGAGATCTTTACTAGAATGCTTTCCGGATTTAGTTTTAACTCCAGGagaaatctaattaattaaaatacaatcTATTTTATACTTGCAAATAGTGACTATACTAGTCAGGTCATTTTTAATGGTTTACtgataaaaattcaattaacttcaagttatgtatatatttgtctaaaaattttatatttaagctTGGTGCATATCTCCACTTATATACAAAATCGATAGATAATTGATacaaaattattagttttaaataataaattatgtgtcaatcatctaATACTAAAGTGTAAAACGCTCGTAATATATGTTACTTTCAAATGTGTCTACTCTTTTTGCTTCTGGAATTGGATGGGATCATTTTGTGAAATGGGCgaaaaatttatacaaaatCATCTCTAAGGACAAGAGTTTAATGCCAAATTATTCCTCTAATGTACAAACATGAAATGTTGGCCGCATAATTTAGATATCATGTATTGACTTATGAACAATGTTTGGGAAATTTTCTCTAGTAAGGGCTAAAATTTTGGCCAACATTATTTATGGGTCAATATCAAGGCATTTAAATCTTCTACCAACCTAGTAATTATACAACACAAACGAACCGACAACTGTAGGTGTAAGTCATTGATCATGTCTAAATGGGATTTCATCACCCTTTTGTAATGTGAATTCATATAAGATTTTAAGATAGATTTATAGAGTGCATAGTATCAGTAAATTCAAGAACTAATAGCTATTCATATCTTTTCATATCTTTTgggagaaaaagagaagaaatttGAGCTATTTTAGgggtaaaaagaaattataactTTAGAAAATATGTGTTTCAGTACAGTTCGGAGAttgcttttaaaaattttaaagctaaaaatcaatttctccttgtaaaatataaatttttgttgcTAATTGTTCTGAATCTTTAGGAACATggaattctaaataaattgtttCAAATTTTAGGAACATGAAGTTTTAAATAAGCCTTTAGATTTAGGAGTCGTTAAATATTAAGGTTGGAAAAGTATTactttaactttaatttttattttatatattgtctttaaattttgaaaatcgCTTTCAAcaattgatatttttgttaaaagatTACCAAACACCAATACCAAATACACTTTTAGATTCATCAACTGGTTAGCCATTAATAATAGGCtacaaagaataaaaacaagCTGAAGCACTGGGCCATTACTCATCATAAATAGTGCGCAAGCAACAAGAAACTTACCTCTGGCAATTGAATATGTccctttaaaataataaaaggatGTCTTAGCGCGAGCCAACAGGAAGTCCCGCCCGACAATGACATTAATCTTAATGGATATTTGTATGTAATATCATCCAATAGCTACCACCTATGTATAGTAACATGTGTTTTTACCGTCTTAGAAGGGTACGAGTTCAATTTTTAAGGGATGGTTCTTTGAGGCATTTATGCCTTTTATAGGATCATCCACCTCACTCGTTGgttgaatttcttttgtcttAAAGTTGACGCTAATTATAGGTTTGAATTTCATTTTAAGATGGCTCTTTGAAGATTTTAGGGTGAAAAAGAGCCGATATGATCAGAGGCTAAAGAGAATTTCATCATTGAATgcttaatttttcttcttttttttgctaaaaaagatccaataaattaaaattttaagtaaaataatacCATTCTTAAAATATCATCTAAATTTAAATGGAATGGTTATGATTGTTTGACATTGCTAACATTGATTGACATTATCATTACTAACACATTGATCAAAATGATGATTAATTTCTAACATTTTATCAAAATGATTGACTAGGGCAAAGCTCTATGGATGGCCAAACACATATGTCTTTACAAAGGCAATGGGAGAGATGATTGTAGGACATTTGAAGGAGAATTTGTCCGTAGTCATTTTACGACCCACCATTATAACAAGTACTTACAAAGAACCTTTTCCTGGTTGGGTTGAAGGGGTCAGGTATGTTATAGCATTTTGCGTTTGATTCTTGAGAAAtggaatgaaaaagaaaaagagaaagaaaaaaaaaaggaattaatTAAGGAATGCTGTCGAGTTTGACaagattaatttttctttgttctttgcaGAACAATTGACAGTTTAGCCGTTGGTTATGGGAAAGGAAGATTGACATGCTTTCTTGGTGATATTAATGGAATAGTTGATGTGGTGAGCTAAACTTTTAACATTGactttctatattttctttactatataatattaaaacatacaTTTAAGAGcgtataaataatatgataaatatatatatcttttaatttaattaaagtctCGAATTCGAACTTTATACATACAGGTGCTGTATTTAAAACTCTTAAAATAGTGTTTTATCATCCGCAAGAATTCTGTCTAGTCCGTTCTAAATTATTTAGACTAATTCTGAATccatacaataaaaaaataaaatagacgGAGAATTCAAACCTCGACAGGCTctaaactaaaagaataaaaaatatatcaattaagaattcaaatttaatttttttggttaaagtatgagattattaatatttaaacacttgAATTGAAAGTGAAATATTGAGAATCATGCAGATACCAGCTGATATGGTGGTGAATGCAATTATTGTTGCTATGACGGCTCATGCTAATCGACCATCTGAAAACGCAATTTATCAAGTAGGTTCCTCAGTAAGACATCCTTTGAGATATGCTAATCTTCAAGATTATGGACTTAATTACTTCACAAAGAAACCATGGATTGGTAAGGATGGGAAGCCTGTCAAGGTTGGCAAGGTGAAGGTTCTCGACAGCATGGCTAGCTTCCGTAGATATATGGCAGTTCGTTACTTGCTATTGCTAAAGGTTTGTTcaaattttcccttgtttttctttttcttttttaaatattggcCCCGATAGCGAGTTTATGAGATCTAAGAGTTCTAGAAACGACTTCCGATATGGTACGctaatgattataaaattttgcatttaattttaataagattattgaattgtaatttatttcattttaattattctattttagattttattttaatttagct is a genomic window containing:
- the LOC8271890 gene encoding fatty acyl-CoA reductase 3-like isoform X1; this translates as MEFGSILQFLEKKNILITGATGFLAKIFIEKILRVQPNVKKLYLLLRAPDAKSASQRLQNELLGQDLFRLVKDKWGANLNSFISEKIVLVPGDICCGMDLGVKESNLRDEMWKAIDVIVNLAATTNFDERYDVALDLNTMGAKHVLCFAKKCVRLKVLVHVSTAYVAGEKGGLLQETPYQIGETINGVSGLDIDEEKRLVDEKLNQLQAEGATDDAIKEAMKDMGIQRAKLYGWPNTYVFTKAMGEMIVGHLKENLSVVILRPTIITSTYKEPFPGWVEGVRTIDSLAVGYGKGRLTCFLGDINGIVDVIPADMVVNAIIVAMTAHANRPSENAIYQVGSSVRHPLRYANLQDYGLNYFTKKPWIGKDGKPVKVGKVKVLDSMASFRRYMAVRYLLLLKGLELANTAFCHYFQGIYSDLNRKINFVMKLVELYRPYLFFQGVFDDINTEKLRMAARENGTEIDMFYFDPKSIDWEDYFVNVHIPGVVKYVFK
- the LOC8271890 gene encoding fatty acyl-CoA reductase 3-like isoform X2; this encodes MEFGSILQFLEKKNILITGATGFLAKIFIEKILRVQPNVKKLYLLLRAPDAKSASQRLQNELLGQDLFRLVKDKWGANLNSFISEKIVLVPGDICCGMDLGVKESNLRDEMWKAIDVIVNLAATTNFDERYDVALDLNTMGAKHVLCFAKKCVRLKVLVHVSTAYVAGEKGGLLQETPYQIGETINGVSGLDIDEEKRLVDEKLNQLQAEGATDDAIKEAMKDMGIQRAKLYGWPNTYVFTKAMGEMIVGHLKENLSVVILRPTIITSTYKEPFPGWVEGVRTIDSLAVGYGKGRLTCFLGDINGIVDVIPADMVVNAIIVAMTAHANRPSENAIYQVGSSVRHPLRYANLQDYGLNYFTKKPWIGKDGKPVKVGKVKVLDSMASFRRYMAVRYLLLLKVR